In Paramicrobacterium humi, the genomic stretch GGGATCATCGAGCCCGAGCCTTGTCGCGATGATCTGGGCCGTCTCGAGCGCCCGCACGAGCGGGCTCGAGACGATCGCATCCCATCGCCAGGCGGCGAGCCGTCCGGCGGAGCGCAGCGCTTGCGCGCGTCCGACGTCGTTGAGCGGAATGTCGGTGAGGCCCTGGATGCGGCGATCGAGGTTCCAGTCGGTCTGGCCGTGCCGCACGAAGGTGATCTCGGTCACGCGTTAGCCTTTCGGCGGCCGCGCCCCGAACGGGAGAAGACGGGAGGCGAGGGCCGCGAGTGTCGTTGTGGTCCCTGCCTCCAGTTTAACCGTCGCGCGTGAGTCGCCCTTCGTGCTCCCGCGGTTGACGATCACGATGGGTTTGCCCGCACGCCGGGCGAGTTCGACGATGCGGATGCCGGAGTTCACAGCGAGCGAGGACCCCGCGACCACGAGTGCCTCGGCCCGTCCCACGACCTCCGCGGCGAGGCGGAAGATCCCGGAGGGCACGAACTCGCCGAAGAAGACCACTTCGGGCTTGAGGATGCCGCCGCAGCGCTCGCACTCGGGCACGGTGAAACGGGCGGTGTCCGTGACCTCCGCGTCGCCGTCCGGGTTGATGACAACGCTCGCGGGGTCGTCGAGCCACGGGTTGAGCGCGTCGAGCCGCTGCGCGAGATCTGTGCGTGCGTACACCTGTCCGCACCGCAGACACACGACGCGGTGCACGGTGCCGTGCAGCTCGACGAGGCGTCGGGTGCCGGCCTTCAAGTGCAGCGCATCCACGTTCTGCGTCACGACCCCGGTGGAGCGCCCTGCCGCTTCGAACGCCGCGATCGCCCGGTGCCCCTCGTTCGGCTGCGCAGCGTCGAACATCGTCCAGCCACGGTGACTGCCCGCCCAGTACCGCTTGCGCGCAAGCGGGTCCGCGAGAAACTGCTGGATCGTCATTGGCGTTCGGCGTGGAGCGCCGTCTCCGCGGTAGTCCGGAATTCCCGAATCCGTGCTGACCCCTGCGCCCGTGAGGAAGGCGACACGTCGCCCGTCAAGCGCGTCGACCGCGGCGTCGAGGCGTGCATCGTCGACCACGGGCATGTGTCCCTCCAGACTCGTCGCACCTGCGACGATGGTATCGGCAGTGGTCGGGAGCAGGTTCGCCCCGGTCTCCGCGAGAGAGGACTCACGTGCACATCCGACCGATCACCGAGCTCAACGCGCCAGGACTTGAGGACTATTCCCGGCTCACCGACGTCGCCCTCCGCCGGGTGCTCGAGCCCGCAGGCGGTCTGTACCTCGCGGAGTCGCCGAAGGTCATCGCGCGTGCCATCGCCGCGGGGCACGTGCCGCGCTCGGTGCTTCTGCAGCAGAAGTGGCTCGACGACGTCGCGCCGCTGCTCGAGCCGTTCCCGGACGTGCCGGTGTTCGTCGGCGACGAAGCGGTGCTCGAGCAGCTCACGGGCTACCACATGCACCGGGGCGCTCTCGCCTCGATGCACCGTCCGCCGCTCGCCTCCGTCGCCGACACCATCAGCGACGGGTCTCGCATCGTCGTGCTCGAGGACATCGTGGACCACACGAACGTCGGCGCCATCTTCCGGGCTGTAGCGGGAATCGGAGCCGACGCTGTTCTCGTGGGTCCACGCTGCGCCGACCCGCTCTACCGCCGCAGCGTGCGCGTCAGCATGGGCACTGTGCTGCAAGTGCCGTGGACGCGCATGCCGAGCTGGGCGGGCGGAATCGCCGACGTGAAGAGCGCCGGGTTCCACGTCGCCGCACTCGCGCTCACCGATGACGCCGTCCCGCTCGACGAGTTCTCGGCGCGGAACCACGACAAGCTCGCGATCGTGATGGGCGCAGAGGGCGACGGTCTCAGCCGCACGGCGATCCGCAGCGCCGACACCGTCGTCGTGATTCCCATGAAGCACGGCGTCGATTCGCTCAACGTCGCCTCGGCGAGCGCTGTCGCCCTGTGGGAGCTGCGCCGACGCTGAGCTACGCCTCCGGGTCGACCGGAACGTTGAACGGCGCCGCGGTGGGTCGCTTGGCCGTGATGAAGTCGCCGGAGGACTGGTGCCGGATGCGGCGCAGCACCCACGGCACGAGGTACTCCCGCGCCCAGTGCAGGTCCTCCGTGCGCGCCTGCCGCCAGCTCACCTCGGGCAGCGGCTCCGGCTTCATCGGCTCGAGGTCGTTCGGCACGTTGAGCGCCGCGAGAACCATGCGCGCGACCTCATGGTGGCCGAGCGCGTTGAGGTGCAGCCGGTCTGGTGCGAACATCCGCGCGTCCTGGATGGGCTTGAGCGCCCACTGGTCGGCGACGATGCAGTCGTAGGCGTCGGCGATAGCACGGATGTTCTCGTTGTAGATCGCGACCTTGCCGCGGATGCCGCGGAACACGGGGGAGAAGCCGACGTCGACGCCCGTGAACACGACGATCGTCGCCCGGTCGGCGCTGAGTCGGCGAATCGCGTCGTCGAACTGGGCAGAGATCGCGTCGGGGTCCGAGCCCGGCCTGATGACGTCGTTGCCGCCCGCGGAGATCGTGATGAGATCGGGGTGCAGGTCGAGCGCCGGCTCGATCTGCTCGTCGACGATCTGCCGAATGAGCTTTCCACGCACGGCGAGGTTGGCGTAGGCGAAGTCGTTCGAACCACGGCTGAGCACTTCGGCGACCCGGTCCGCCCAGCCCCGGTGTCCACCGGGGAGCGTGGGCTCTGGATCGCCGATGCCCTCCGTGAACGAGTCGCCGAGCGCGACATACCGGGACCACGGGTGCCGCTGGGCGGCGTCTTCGGGTTCGGCATCCGCATGCTGATCCGTCTGTATCGACACGAAAACCACCTTTCGTCGGGGGACGACGCTGCCCTCACGCTACCGCGTTCCTGTCAGCGCCGTCGGGTACAGTACCAAGGTCGTGAGTAGTCCTGAATTGTCGCCGATCCCCGGCCCCCGCATCGGCACGTCAGCCGCAGAGCACCTCTCGCCGACGTTTCCCGAGCGCGCCGCGTGGGGAACGGTCGGGAAGCTGCGCGCCTGGCAGCAGGAGGCCATCGACCTGTACTTCCAGAGCGAACCGCGCGATTTTCTCGCCGCCGCGACCCCCGGAGCCGGGAAGACGACGTTCGCGCTGCGGCTCGCCGCCGAGCTGCTCGCCCGGCGCACCGTCGACCGCGTCACTGTCGTCGCCCCGACGGAGCACTTGAAGAAGCAGTGGGCGGATGCCGCCAGCCGGGCGGGCATCCGGCTCGATCCAGGATTCGCCAACCGCCAGGGCCGTTACGCGAGCCACTACCACGGCGTCGCCGTGACCTACGCACAGGTCGCCGTGCGCGCCTCGCTGCACCGCGACATCACCCTGTCGGCGCGCACCCTCGTCATCCTCGATGAGGTGCACCACGGCGGCGACGCCTTGAGCTGGGGCGACGCGATCCGCGAGGCCTTCGAGGGCGCCACGCGCCGGCTCTCGCTGACGGGAACGCCGTTCCGCTCCGACACGGCGCCGATCCCGTTCGTCAGCTATCTTCCCGACAAGCACGGCATCCGCACGTCGCAGACGGACTACAACTACGGCTACGGTCGAGCTCTCGCTGACGGCGTCGTCCGGCCCGTCATGTTCATGGTGTATGCGGGCCACATGCGCTGGCGCACGAAGACCGGCGACGAGATGGAGGCGAAGCTCGGCGAGGACAACACCAAGGACATCACTTCGCAAGCGTGGCGCACGGCCCTCGACCCGGAGGGGGAGTGGATTCCGCAAGTGCTCTCCTCCGCCGACCGGCGGCTCAGCGAGGTGCGCCAGGCCATCCCCGATGCAGGCGGCCTCGTCATCGCCACGGACCACTTCGCCGCCCGCGCGTACGCGCAGATCCTCCACCAGATCACGGGGGAGGAGCCCACCGTCGTGCTCTCCGACGAGAAGGAGGCGAGCGATCGCATCGAGCAGTTCTCGAAGGCAGACAGCCGCTGGCTCGTGGCCGTGCGCATGGTCTCCGAGGGCGTCGACGTGCCGCGGCTCTCGGTCGGCGTGTACGCGACGAGCTCGTCGACGCCGCTGTTCTTCGCGCAGGCCATCGGACGCTTCGTGCGGTCCCGCCGCCGCGGCGAGACAGCATCCGTGTTCCTGCCGAACGTGCCACAGCTCATGGCCCTCGCGAGCCAGATGGAGCTCGAACGCGACCACGCCCTGGACAAGAAGGACACGGGCGCGTCGGAGGGGGACCTGTGGAACCCCGAAGACGCGATGGTCGCGGACGCGAACCGACCCGACAAGGCCTCCGACGCGCTCATGAACGAGTTCAGCTATCAGGCGATCTCGTCCGATGCCCAGTTCGACAGGGTCGTGTACGACGGCGCAGAGTTCGGGTCGTACGCGCAGCCCGAGACGGAAGAGGAGCTCGACTTCATCGGGCTGCCGGGACTGCTTGAGCCGGAGCAGGTGCACGAACTGCTCACCCAGCGGCACCGCCGGCAGGCACGCCGCATCGAGGCGAGGCAGAAGACGCTGCCGCCCGAGCAGCAGGAGGACAACGTCCCCCTGTACCGCACGCTCAAGGAACAGCGGAGCCTGCTCAACAGCCTCGTCGGGCTCTACGCCAAGAACATGAACCAGCCGCACGGGCTCGTGCACGCCGAGCTGCGGCGCGTCTGCGGTGGGCCCGCAGTGCCGCAAGCGAGCGTCACGCAGCTGCAGGCGCGCATCGCGTTCCTGCGGAAGAAGCTCGGCAGCGGGCGCTGAGACAGCGTCACCGCCGCGCCACGAGCGAGCTGCACGGCGAAACTGCGCGGGCAGAAATGCGAAGAGCGGACCTGAGGGTCCGCTCTTCATTACGTTCGTAGCGGGTTGAGCTGCGCGGAACGAGAAGCGCTCGAAGCGCGCCAAGCGTCATTCCCTCACGTGACACATTCGAGACGAGAACCGCCCTGAACAGGCACGCGGGAGCCACGCCTCACGAGACATCGTGCGAGATCAGCGTCGTGTCGACCAGGGCAGCCAGTTGCCGCCGGGACTGGTCGCCGTCACCGCATCGAGCTTCGCGCGGGCGCTCGCCAGCATCCGGGCAGGCACGTCTTCCGCCCGCGATTGGCCGCTTCTCTCCGACTCTCCGTCGAGGGCGCGCAGCCGGTAGGAGACCGTCTGGCCCATGCCCTTCACGAATCCGTGGCCGCTGTCGTAGGTCCATTTCGCGCGGCGAGGTTCGCTCACTTCTTCAGTAAGGCCGCCGCCGGCAATCGCGAATGTCTCCCATTCGAGCTCGTCTGCGACGGTGTCCCATCGCTCGTCACAGGCGTTGCAACCGCACGAGGGATAGACCGCGCTGAAGAGCACACCGGCAAACACGCGCACTCCGGGAAAGTCGGTCAGCACGATCACCACTGGTGCGCACGCGTCATCGCACGGCGTCAAGCGCACGGCTCGCACGGTCTCATCGGCCGCCGGAGGGTGGAGCAGATCAAGAGTGACGTGGTGTCCTTCTTCAACTCCGACGTCATACGTGGACGCGAGATGGTCGATGAGCGCTGTCGCCACCGTGTGCAGCGGAGCGAATCGCTCCGGGTGGCTCACGACGGAGTAGCTGTCCTCTGGCGGAGTTCCACCTCGGTCCGCCCAATGATTGCCGTGCTCGATGACAGCTCCGGAATCGTCTCGGAACACCATCGGTTCGACGTACGGCCGCGCATACTCCGTCATGGAGCCATTCTTGACATGAATGCGCCAACCCACAAACGCGCTTTGGCCAAGAAGCCGCATAAGCCGAGCGCCTACGCAGGCGGAAATGCGAAGAGCCGGACCCGAAGGTCCGGCTCTTCATCACGTGCGCGAGGGGGGACTTGAACCCCCACGCCCTAATACGGGCACTAGCACCTCAAGCTAGCGCGTCTACCAATTCCGCCACCCGCGCGTGATGTTCCGGAACCGGATTTCTCCGGCGCCGAGGTAAGACTCTAGCACGGTTTTCGATCGCGTTTTGCCACTCGCGTGCACCCGGAACCTCAGGCGATAGCGTGGACGCATGCCTACACATGACGATGCCGCGGCCAGCGGCGGCGAGCGCCGGTCGGAACTCGACGAGACGGCTCTTGTCACCCGCGATCTGATCCGCTTCGACACCACGAACTACGGCGACGGGAAGTCGAAGGGCGAGACCGAAGCCGCGGAGTACGTCGAGGCGCGACTGGCCGGCATGGGTCTCGCCCCGCAGCTGTTCGACTCCGAGCCGCGTCGCACTTCCGTCGTCGCCCGCGTCGAGGGGCGCGACTCCAGCAAGCGGGCGCTTGTGGTGCACGGTCACCTCGATGTCGTGCCCGCCGACCCGGAGAATTGGAGCGTCGACCCGTTCGAGGGCGTCGTGAAGGACGGCATGCTGTGGGGCCGCGGCGCTGTGGATATGAAGGACATGGATGCCATGATCCTGACGAGCCTCGAGGACATCCTCGCCGACGGGCAACCCGAGCGCGACCTCGTCGTCGCGTTCTTCGCCGACGAGGAGAACGGCGGGATCTACGGCTCCCACTACCTCGTCGACAACCACCCGGAGCTGTTCGCGGGCGCAACGGAAGCGATCAGCGAGGTGGGCGGCTACTCGATCGATGTCGACGGCACGCGTGCGTACCTGCTGCAGACGGGTGAGAAGTGCCTCGTCTGGCTGAAGCTCATCGCACGGGGAACCGCCTCGCACGGATCGCGGGTCATGCACGACAACGCCATCACCAAGCTCGCGGAGGCCGTCGCGAAGGTCGGCCGCACCGAATGGCCGGTCCGACTGACCGACACGACGGAACAGCTGACCGGTCGCATCGCCGAGATCCTCGGCGCGGATGTGCGAGAGGTCGCCCCGCAAGAGCTCATCCTCGCGACGGGAACCGCCGCGGGATTCCTGCAGGCGTCGCTGCGCACGACGACGAACCCCACGATGCTCGACGCGGGCTACAAGCACAACGTCATTCCCGACACGGCGGAAGCACGCATCGACATCCGTGCCATGCCGGGCGAGGAAGACGAGATCATCGCAGCGATAACCGAGCTAGTCGGCCCCGACATCGACGTACAGATCAGCCATCGCGACGTCGGTCTCGAGAACCCGTTCGCGGGCGAGCTCATCGACGCCGTCACCGCTTCGCTTGGCCGTCATGATCCGGGCGCTCCCGTGCTGCCCTATCTGATGCCGGCGGGAACCGACAACAAGGCGCTCTCGAAACTCGGCATCACCGGCTACGGCTTCGCGCCGCTCCGCCTGCCGGCCGACATGGACTTTCCCGGAATGTTCCACGGTGTTGACGAGCGCGTGCCACTCGACGCATTAGTCTTTGGCAGGCAGGTTCTCACCGACCTGCTGCGACGCTACTGACACTCAACCCTCAGGCGGACTTCTCCACGTGGACCTCATCAACGCGATCATCCTCGGCATCGTCCAGGGACTGACCGAATTCCTTCCCGTCTCCTCCAGCGCTCATCTGCGCATCGTCGGAGAGTTCCTCGGCACCGGCGCCGACCCTGGCGCCCGCTTCACGGCGATCACGCAGATCGGCACGGAGGCAGCCGTCGTGATCTTCTTCTGGAAGGACATCGTCCGCATCATCGGCGCCTGGTTCAAAGCGCTCGGCGGGAAGATCCCACGCAATGACCCTGATGCGAGGATGGGCTGGCTGATCATCATCGGCAGCGTCCCGATCGTCGTGCTCGGCCTTCTGTTCCAAGACGCGATCGAGACGACGCTTCGGTCCCTCTGGTTCACCGCAACCACGCTCATCGTGTTCGGCATCCTGCTCGGGATCGCCGACTGGGTCGGGGCGAAACGACGAAAGCTCGACGACCTGACCTACGGGCACGGCGTCATCTACGGTTTCGCGCAGGCGATGGCCCTCATCCCCGGCGTGTCCCGCTCGGGCGGCACCATCACGGCGGGCCTGTTCCTCGGCTACTCCCGGGAAGCTGCGGCGCGTTACGCGTTCCTGCTCGCGATCCCTGCGGTGCTCGGCAGCGGCTTCTACCAGGTGGCGAAGTCCATCGCGTCGCCGTGCGAGCCGGGCATGACCGGCTGCACTCCGGACATCTTCGGCCCGCTCGAGACCCTCGTCGCGACAGTCGTCGCCTTCGTCATCGCGATCGTCGTCATCGCGTTCTTCATGAAGTGGATCTCGAAGCACAGCTTCCTGCCGTTCGTGATCTACCGCATTCTGCTCGGCGGTGCGCTCATCGTGCTCCTGCTCACCGGCGTCATGACGGCGTAGCCGCGGCGATAGGCTGAGAGCATGCAGTCGTGGTCGCGTCCCGTCATTCCCTCCGTCCCCGGCGAATCGTCACCACCCTGCCTGTTCGACACGGCTACGCAGTCGCTCGTGGAGGCGCGTCCGGGCGACGTCGCCCGCATCTACGTGTGCGGCATCACTCCGTACGATGCGACGCACATGGGCCACGCCGCCACGTATGTCGCGTATGACACGCTGCAGCGGGTGTGGCTCGACGCGGGCTATGACGTGCACTATGCACAGAACATCACCGACATCGACGACCCTCTGCTGGAGCGCGCGGCCGTGACGGGGGAGAACTGGCGCGAGCTCGCCGACTCCCAGATCGAGCTGTTCCGCGCGGACATGGAGAGCCTCGCGGTCATTCCGCCGGTTGACTACGTCGCCGTCACGGAGGTGATCGAGCCCATCGGGCGCGCGGTCAAGCGGATGCTGGAGAACGGCACTGCCTATACGGTGCCGACTCCCGAGAGCTCCGAGGGCGAAGACGTCTACTTCGACATCGCCGCGGCAGAGCGGCTGTCGCCGTGGACGCTCGGTGAGGAGAGCGGCCTCGACCGCGCTGTCATGGCGGAGCTCTTCGCCGAGCGCGGCGGAGACCCCGATCGTGACGGCAAGCGTGACAGTCTCGACCCGCTCGTCTGGCGAGCCGCCCGTGAGGGCGAACCGCGCTGGGAGTCCGCCGTGGGTGCCGGACGCCCAGGCTGGCACATCGAGTGCTCCGTCATCGCCCTGATGGAGCTCGGCAGCGACTTCACGGTGCAGGGCGGAGGCAGCGACCTCGTCTTCCCGCACCACGAGTTCAGCGCTGCGCACGCGGCGGCCCTGTCCGGCAAGCCGCTCGCTCGCGTCTACAACCACACGGGTATGGTCGCCTACCAGGGCGAGAAGATGTCGAAGTCGCTCGGGAATCTCGTGCGCGTGTCGCAACTGCGTGAAGAGGGCGTCGATCCTCGCGTGATCCGCCTTGCAATCCTCGCGCACCACTACCGCAGCGACTGGGAGTGGTTCGACAGCGTCCTCGACGCGTCCGTCGAGCGCCTGCAACGGTGGCAGGACGCGTTCGGAGCCTCGTCAACAGCGGGGCAGGACTCAGCGTCCGATGTCGTCGACGCTGTGCGCGCGGCCCTCCGCGGCGACCTCGACACTCCGACGGCGCTCGCGCTCATCGACGGTGCAGCGGAAGCGGGCGTGGACCACCCCGCGCTTATCGCAGACGCCGTCGAGGCGCTTCTCGGCGTGCGGCTGTAACTCAGCTCGGGTCGGGTCCGCGCTTCGGGTCGTCGGGGGAGCCGGGACCGGTTCCCGGGCCGCGGTGTCCGTCCGACTTGCGCAGATAGCGCTCGAATTCGCGGGCGATCGCCTCTCCGCTGGCCTCCGGCGCCTCAACCGTGTCGCGCGCGGCCTCGAGCTGACGGATGTACGCCGCCATCTCCTCGTCCTCGGACGCGAGAGTATCGATGCTCCGCTCCCATTCCGCGGCCTGCTCCACCAGCTCACCGCGCGGAATCACGACATCGATGAGCTCCTCGAGCTTGTCGATGAGCGCCAGCATCGCCTTCGGCGAGGGGGAGTGCTGCACGTAGTGCGGAACCGACGCCCAGATCGACAGCGTCGGGATGTCGAGCGTGTCAGCAGCGTCGGCGAGCGCGCTGAGCACTCCGACAGGCCCCTCGTAGGCGCTGCGCTCGATACCGAGCGCCCTTCGCACCTCGGCGTTCTCGCTGCTCGTGAAGATGCTGATCGGCCGGGTGTGCGGCACATCGGCGAGCATGGCGCCGAGGAAGATTATCGCCGACACGTCGTGCGTGAGAGCAGCGTCGAGCAGCTCCGCCGAGAAGGCCTTCCAGCTGCGGGACGGCTCGGTGCCCACGAGCAGGTACACGTTGTCGTTGTTGTCTGCGCTGATCGTCAGCTCCGCGTCGCGCGCGATGTCGCCCGCTTCGTACGCTTCGATCGGATGGGCCGGACCGTAGAGACGCGCGCTCGGCCACGTGAGTCGGCGGCGGCCGTCCGGGTCCGTCGATACGACGGGTCGGTTGAACTGGAAATCAAAGTACAACTCGGGATCCACCTCGAACAGGGGAACGAGCTCGAGCTGGTCCTTGAGCATGCGCACGGCTCCCGTTGCGGCGTCGCCCGCGTCGTTCCAGCCTTCAAACGCCACCACGAGGAGCCTGCCGCTCAAGAAGTCCTGTCCGTCAGTCACACGCACCCATGTCTCTCGGTCTGCCGCCTGCCGTCCGGCGGTTCATCCCAGAATAGGCGCATCCGTTGCCGGTAGCATGGTGCCCCGTGACTGCCCTTACTCCGGCGGCCGTTCTGTGGGACATGGACGGGACCGTCGTCGACACCGAGCCGTACTGGATACAGGCCGAGACCGACCTCGTCGAGTCGTTCGGACACACGTGGACCTACGAGGACGCGATGTCGCTCGTTGGCGCCGGGCTGTGGGAGTCGGCGCAGATCCTCAAGGACCACGGCGTCGACATGGAGCCCGACGACATCGTCGCTCTGCTGACCGACCGCGTGCAGAGCCGGCTCGCTCGCGACGGCGTGCCGTTCCGCCCCGGCGCGAGCGCCCTGCTCAAGGAGCTGCACGCTCGCGGCATCCGCACCGCTCTTGTCACCATGTCGGTCAGGCGGATGGCGGAGCAGGTCGTCGAGAACATTCCGTTCCCCGCGTTCGAGATCCTTGTCACCGGCGACGAGGTGACGCACCCCAAACCGCACCCGGAGCCGTATCTGAA encodes the following:
- a CDS encoding Sir2 family NAD-dependent protein deacetylase gives rise to the protein MPVVDDARLDAAVDALDGRRVAFLTGAGVSTDSGIPDYRGDGAPRRTPMTIQQFLADPLARKRYWAGSHRGWTMFDAAQPNEGHRAIAAFEAAGRSTGVVTQNVDALHLKAGTRRLVELHGTVHRVVCLRCGQVYARTDLAQRLDALNPWLDDPASVVINPDGDAEVTDTARFTVPECERCGGILKPEVVFFGEFVPSGIFRLAAEVVGRAEALVVAGSSLAVNSGIRIVELARRAGKPIVIVNRGSTKGDSRATVKLEAGTTTTLAALASRLLPFGARPPKG
- a CDS encoding TrmH family RNA methyltransferase, whose protein sequence is MHIRPITELNAPGLEDYSRLTDVALRRVLEPAGGLYLAESPKVIARAIAAGHVPRSVLLQQKWLDDVAPLLEPFPDVPVFVGDEAVLEQLTGYHMHRGALASMHRPPLASVADTISDGSRIVVLEDIVDHTNVGAIFRAVAGIGADAVLVGPRCADPLYRRSVRVSMGTVLQVPWTRMPSWAGGIADVKSAGFHVAALALTDDAVPLDEFSARNHDKLAIVMGAEGDGLSRTAIRSADTVVVIPMKHGVDSLNVASASAVALWELRRR
- a CDS encoding SGNH/GDSL hydrolase family protein, which encodes MSIQTDQHADAEPEDAAQRHPWSRYVALGDSFTEGIGDPEPTLPGGHRGWADRVAEVLSRGSNDFAYANLAVRGKLIRQIVDEQIEPALDLHPDLITISAGGNDVIRPGSDPDAISAQFDDAIRRLSADRATIVVFTGVDVGFSPVFRGIRGKVAIYNENIRAIADAYDCIVADQWALKPIQDARMFAPDRLHLNALGHHEVARMVLAALNVPNDLEPMKPEPLPEVSWRQARTEDLHWAREYLVPWVLRRIRHQSSGDFITAKRPTAAPFNVPVDPEA
- a CDS encoding DEAD/DEAH box helicase produces the protein MSSPELSPIPGPRIGTSAAEHLSPTFPERAAWGTVGKLRAWQQEAIDLYFQSEPRDFLAAATPGAGKTTFALRLAAELLARRTVDRVTVVAPTEHLKKQWADAASRAGIRLDPGFANRQGRYASHYHGVAVTYAQVAVRASLHRDITLSARTLVILDEVHHGGDALSWGDAIREAFEGATRRLSLTGTPFRSDTAPIPFVSYLPDKHGIRTSQTDYNYGYGRALADGVVRPVMFMVYAGHMRWRTKTGDEMEAKLGEDNTKDITSQAWRTALDPEGEWIPQVLSSADRRLSEVRQAIPDAGGLVIATDHFAARAYAQILHQITGEEPTVVLSDEKEASDRIEQFSKADSRWLVAVRMVSEGVDVPRLSVGVYATSSSTPLFFAQAIGRFVRSRRRGETASVFLPNVPQLMALASQMELERDHALDKKDTGASEGDLWNPEDAMVADANRPDKASDALMNEFSYQAISSDAQFDRVVYDGAEFGSYAQPETEEELDFIGLPGLLEPEQVHELLTQRHRRQARRIEARQKTLPPEQQEDNVPLYRTLKEQRSLLNSLVGLYAKNMNQPHGLVHAELRRVCGGPAVPQASVTQLQARIAFLRKKLGSGR
- a CDS encoding DUF6226 family protein; protein product: MTEYARPYVEPMVFRDDSGAVIEHGNHWADRGGTPPEDSYSVVSHPERFAPLHTVATALIDHLASTYDVGVEEGHHVTLDLLHPPAADETVRAVRLTPCDDACAPVVIVLTDFPGVRVFAGVLFSAVYPSCGCNACDERWDTVADELEWETFAIAGGGLTEEVSEPRRAKWTYDSGHGFVKGMGQTVSYRLRALDGESERSGQSRAEDVPARMLASARAKLDAVTATSPGGNWLPWSTRR
- a CDS encoding M20/M25/M40 family metallo-hydrolase — translated: MPTHDDAAASGGERRSELDETALVTRDLIRFDTTNYGDGKSKGETEAAEYVEARLAGMGLAPQLFDSEPRRTSVVARVEGRDSSKRALVVHGHLDVVPADPENWSVDPFEGVVKDGMLWGRGAVDMKDMDAMILTSLEDILADGQPERDLVVAFFADEENGGIYGSHYLVDNHPELFAGATEAISEVGGYSIDVDGTRAYLLQTGEKCLVWLKLIARGTASHGSRVMHDNAITKLAEAVAKVGRTEWPVRLTDTTEQLTGRIAEILGADVREVAPQELILATGTAAGFLQASLRTTTNPTMLDAGYKHNVIPDTAEARIDIRAMPGEEDEIIAAITELVGPDIDVQISHRDVGLENPFAGELIDAVTASLGRHDPGAPVLPYLMPAGTDNKALSKLGITGYGFAPLRLPADMDFPGMFHGVDERVPLDALVFGRQVLTDLLRRY
- a CDS encoding undecaprenyl-diphosphate phosphatase; this encodes MDLINAIILGIVQGLTEFLPVSSSAHLRIVGEFLGTGADPGARFTAITQIGTEAAVVIFFWKDIVRIIGAWFKALGGKIPRNDPDARMGWLIIIGSVPIVVLGLLFQDAIETTLRSLWFTATTLIVFGILLGIADWVGAKRRKLDDLTYGHGVIYGFAQAMALIPGVSRSGGTITAGLFLGYSREAAARYAFLLAIPAVLGSGFYQVAKSIASPCEPGMTGCTPDIFGPLETLVATVVAFVIAIVVIAFFMKWISKHSFLPFVIYRILLGGALIVLLLTGVMTA
- the mshC gene encoding cysteine--1-D-myo-inosityl 2-amino-2-deoxy-alpha-D-glucopyranoside ligase; protein product: MQSWSRPVIPSVPGESSPPCLFDTATQSLVEARPGDVARIYVCGITPYDATHMGHAATYVAYDTLQRVWLDAGYDVHYAQNITDIDDPLLERAAVTGENWRELADSQIELFRADMESLAVIPPVDYVAVTEVIEPIGRAVKRMLENGTAYTVPTPESSEGEDVYFDIAAAERLSPWTLGEESGLDRAVMAELFAERGGDPDRDGKRDSLDPLVWRAAREGEPRWESAVGAGRPGWHIECSVIALMELGSDFTVQGGGSDLVFPHHEFSAAHAAALSGKPLARVYNHTGMVAYQGEKMSKSLGNLVRVSQLREEGVDPRVIRLAILAHHYRSDWEWFDSVLDASVERLQRWQDAFGASSTAGQDSASDVVDAVRAALRGDLDTPTALALIDGAAEAGVDHPALIADAVEALLGVRL
- a CDS encoding proteasome assembly chaperone family protein, with translation MTDGQDFLSGRLLVVAFEGWNDAGDAATGAVRMLKDQLELVPLFEVDPELYFDFQFNRPVVSTDPDGRRRLTWPSARLYGPAHPIEAYEAGDIARDAELTISADNNDNVYLLVGTEPSRSWKAFSAELLDAALTHDVSAIIFLGAMLADVPHTRPISIFTSSENAEVRRALGIERSAYEGPVGVLSALADAADTLDIPTLSIWASVPHYVQHSPSPKAMLALIDKLEELIDVVIPRGELVEQAAEWERSIDTLASEDEEMAAYIRQLEAARDTVEAPEASGEAIAREFERYLRKSDGHRGPGTGPGSPDDPKRGPDPS
- a CDS encoding HAD family hydrolase; the encoded protein is MTALTPAAVLWDMDGTVVDTEPYWIQAETDLVESFGHTWTYEDAMSLVGAGLWESAQILKDHGVDMEPDDIVALLTDRVQSRLARDGVPFRPGASALLKELHARGIRTALVTMSVRRMAEQVVENIPFPAFEILVTGDEVTHPKPHPEPYLKAARELGVDIRDCIAIEDSRNGLASAVASGARSLAVPHAVSIPEAATHTIWPTLEGRGVDDLFALPLPETDATA